The genomic window TAACAAAAGTAAAGGAAACctgaaatttgattatttatgcAAAAATAGTCTCGTTTTCCCATAAGTTTGTTATGctttaatttttccaattattatgaatgaaaaatgtttgaaaattgttagTTTTGACTCTTCAAAACATTAACTAGATCAATTTGATTCATAaactattttctaaaattgaaactgaagtatttttattgcttaaaTGGATAATTACAGACacaatcatatataaataaaaacaccattattatttgaaaaccaaTATATCATTGCTTCGccaagaatctaaaataagcaaatataataacttattaatagtaatgattttaaaagcatatttttatatttaacagttatcgtaataaaaaaaaatgcatagcTAAATTCGTCAGTTGGAAATTTGTTGTAAGAAGTGGAGGATGGAACTCGGACAAACCGCGACCAGTAGATGGAATTCTCTTCCACCAATCCAAGCACGAGGACCACCGTCGTACAAGTTTATTGATCGATTTAGTCGtttgaaaactatatattgGAATAGAGgatatgcaatatttttgctcgcatttataggtaaattgtaatacgattttaataagaatGTATTTCACTAACAATAATGGGGCTCATATGCaactacattaaattatttcattaaatgtagtttcatttttaacatttgataCTTGACAATATTCTGATGATTTAGCGGTCTTCAATgattattaagtattcaaaaattgATTCTTTAGTTTGGGGGgaaaggttttaaaaaaaaaataaattcctaCAAAATCTGAACATGGTGCTTTATAaccaaattttgaaataatatgttgtaataataataacaaaacacatatttatctgtaataattatttataaatacctaaatataaccatgtatttatattttatagtcgtttcaataatgattatttaataagtattacttTGTATGTCACATACGTATgtctattttgaatttaacctTAGAGACAAAgacactaaatttaatttacaatgattCTTTTATATAGGTTTTACTATTCAAGGTAACCAATTGcaattttgtttaaagatttttgagtctatgaaagaaaaaaataaagtaagtgtctattttaccaaatataattgattttgaattttgtaattacttttgataatatatcgctgacaatacttaattttaaatttatccacaatgttattttattaaaattacagatagattttatcatttataattacgaGTACTACTATAAATCTGGATTTGAAATCGGTTTAATACCTGGTGGTGTTTTAGTCACGGTTTATCCAGTTCACAAGTAATTGACTGATACTCAtatgatacaattataatataggtatatggttAGCTTAACCAGGttaggatttatatgcaataaaaagtataatatgagaattcaaatttgatccaatatgttaatatagtaatatatattcaaaataaaatatttacattgtatatattaattttaaataaaaaattatgaaaataaatttgattttacttctgagtcttaaaacaaaattattacagaatATAGGCAGCATGAAAATAAAGTGGTCAAGTgagtaacgctctgctgtatagaAGGTCACTttaatggatgtattaaatttgaatccaatgataggtatcattgtatacaaaaaatgattctgaacggagatgatttgtcagcctaggatataatttccagtgaaAGATGAAAAAGGGGGTTTCTAAAtgactggtaaaattttcaagtatttacaacttataatttttgaatagtaacaaatatttgaaatcgtttgaggataaatcgttattgttatgtaattttgtgaacatttaaaattcaaacgctcataacatttttcctataatgacgctTCGAGTTTTAACTATAGCtgtttgaaggaaaacttatgaaaaacttaatgttgaattttttaacctataagttatacattacaaaaaattttatgaattttcaccTACAAAATGACTCCCAAATTTTCACGATTTTGACATactttgttaaaatttgaactttgaaagcttataaaaaaaaattgcgactaacgatttttgattttttttaactacaataagaacgaCTTATGAGAAATCTTGTActacattttcaagtttttttgggcacctgaaatttttttatcgacacttcataaataaaaatactcagaaaaattgaaaatttaagatgtctataaatatctaaaaaaaatcggaatattttaaaaatttaaccgtGTATAGGTAATGTTAATACAAAcgtttggtgaaaatttcaagtatttacagtgattaatttttgagttacaaccatataaaaaaccttttgttttttgaaaactgttggaaaattcttacttttcaactttttacctctataatgcaccaaggatattcacttagcaattaaaaactacccccgaagtttaaaattgaagcattatttcgacaagttatgttgtacacaaacaaaaaaaaatacacattattgtaaaatcaattcattcatcacttcgttcagaatctaaaattgtaatttctctagtatttgtattatgcTATTTCTTAAAACCTCCACCAATTGAATTCCAATTAtgcaaactatattaaattagtgtATATAAATCCTAACCCtacctaattttaaagttattattataataaagcgtGGTGTCATAATGATGTGTTTAGTATTTTAGGGATTTCCGTCATCATATCGTCGATTTGTCATATAATTTTGATCATGAGTATAGGTTACTTAAACGCTGGCTCACAAATTTTCTTAGgattttgtataggtacaacaatggtaaaaatataattatttattgtgaaatTTTCGTTGGATAGagttataatagtacctatatcaatgtattattgtCCTAGGCCACGGTTTTTGTGGCAATACATAGAATTTGGACATATTGGGTTCCACTGAATAAACAATCAGTACGTCACGTTCCAATAATATTGTGCGTTTTGATAGACGAATACAGAAgaatatacatttcaaatttccATGTACATGTCTCTAGTTCATCATTTCTGTTtacaagtatacctataatacttatattgcgatattttactattaagataataggtaacaatattttatgtaccatttaaagttttattaggTGTGATCGTGTTGCCGTGGTATCTTCTGTGGACGTACGTGACCAATAATGGAAATCGTTCTCAGATTCTGTATCGTGGCTCGAATTCGATTGGAGGTGTGAACTACTCAAGATGTTCAACTGAAATCTCTGGTGTTTTACCAACCCTGCCAAACGTGTTGGAAATTCCATGGAAATCATTTTGTACTTCAATGCCCGTTATCGCGATTGTCTTATCATTTACCTGTATTGATAGTTCCATTGATAGTAAAGTAagtggtttattttaatacactacgaagtgtttatatttttgttttaagaaaattaatatatatgatgttaaaacaaatttttaacaatacagTTTGAATTGGATTTGACTCTAAGgaaacatacaattatttggtTAATACTTTTTACCTTTCTGACCGAATTAATTCCAGAAATAACTGTATCATTTTCCACCACCAACGTCAGAAAGTTTTGGAGTTGCACATATTTCGTTTTAATCGGCATACACTTTTATCTCAGAGGTTTTTggttcataataattacagaaAACAATAAACTGTTGTTAATGACGTTTaaagtaatgaaatattttagtctTTTTGGTAAGTTTAAACACTtaagaaacataaaatattgaaaacgatttttatagTGTCATAAATTCGACATtcgtaataaaatgaatttttttataggattTTATGTCAACCATTTGGATATTGCACCTAAATATGCCAGTGtaatttttggaattataTATACCGTAAATTACATGTCCTTAAAGTTTTTGGACCCTGTCTTGGTCACATTATCCGGttgtaaagtaataaaatatacattttaaattcttaaacgTTATGAAACGAAATTAAtcgctataaatatattagaacaaAGATTATGATATCCTGGTGGCGGTAAAATACTTAGCGGTGGCATTGTTCTATGCCAAATACGCTTCGGCAAAACTCCAACCGTGGGCAGATGAACCCGTGGAAGAAAATCAACGAAACATGATCGAAAATGTTATTCTACCTGATGCAGCTATATAAAACACCGTTTGAGCAGCAATAAATTAagcttaaagttaaaaattatttttatttttttaacttttaaaagtaactatagttaattaaaaaaaatttaaattaggtatactttttttaaagtttaacaaATAGTttactaatacaataattgattgtatccttaaaaaaaatgtatatattcaaattaatttctgCAGGCACTTTCATACTTCAATCGATCATGaaatccaataaaataatgaaataaaatatgtattttcttgtctaatcattattttaagtgatagaacaaatttttgaaattttttgtaattataataattaagttcattattagaatataattaattgcatataaattactagataataatcaattaatagtaagaaattatcaataaaacacatatatgCCATGCATACAATGGAAATAtcataattctattattttttcgtaaaacTCACAGAGCAAAAACTACAAGTACCTATTTCGTatgttaaaaagtttaaataataattttttatttaattatttacaaaacaatcaAAGATAGCCATTTTGaagagtatatatttttttaattttgatgttttactggtactagaaaatttaatacaatttttctggAAACTAGagaagatattaaaaatcatgaaaataaatgaaaataaaatattgaaacttcAAAATtgtcagaaaaataaattttacaaaatggctatctttattttttttttgaaaataactaaaaaaaaaatgttatattaaattaaaatacaaaataattgtagtcATGTATAGTCTCTACgaatcttattaaaaatacggaATTATGATATctccattattatttcaggATACATAGCAATGGGCAAATCCTCACCGGGCACCTGAAGagattataggtaatttataattattaatttggtatttataaatttataattaacaggtgaattaaaaaagttgattTTTGGGGCATGTTAAAGTTCATGTTATCACCTACTAATaattcaactatttttttagattctgaacgaagtgatgaatgtattgattttacaatgatgtgtttttttttttgtttttgtgtctgtgtacagcataactagtcgaaataatgctccaatttcaaactatgggggtggtttccgatgtaaaagtgaatatcccgAAAAAACTATCACACGTAAaacatctatatttataattagaattgatgtttgtaa from Aphis gossypii isolate Hap1 chromosome 1, ASM2018417v2, whole genome shotgun sequence includes these protein-coding regions:
- the LOC114122026 gene encoding probable vesicular glutamate transporter eat-4 isoform X1, which encodes MELGQTATSRWNSLPPIQARGPPSYKFIDRFSRLKTIYWNRGYAIFLLAFIGFTIQGNQLQFCLKIFESMKEKNKIDFIIYNYEYYYKSGFEIGLIPGGVLVTVYPVHNILGISVIISSICHIILIMSIGYLNAGSQIFLGFCIGTTMATVFVAIHRIWTYWVPLNKQSVRHVPIILCVLIDEYRRIYISNFHVHVSSSSFLFTILLGVIVLPWYLLWTYVTNNGNRSQILYRGSNSIGGVNYSRCSTEISGVLPTLPNVLEIPWKSFCTSMPVIAIVLSFTCIDSSIDSKFELDLTLRKHTIIWLILFTFLTELIPEITVSFSTTNVRKFWSCTYFVLIGIHFYLRGFWFIIITENNKLLLMTFKVMKYFSLFGFYVNHLDIAPKYASVIFGIIYTVNYMSLKFLDPVLVTLSGCKNKDYDILVAVKYLAVALFYAKYASAKLQPWADEPVEENQRNMIENVILPDAAI
- the LOC114122026 gene encoding probable vesicular glutamate transporter eat-4 isoform X2 translates to MELGQTATSRWNSLPPIQARGPPSYKFIDRFSRLKTIYWNRGYAIFLLAFIGFTIQGNQLQFCLKIFESMKEKNKIDFIIYNYEYYYKSGFEIGLIPGGVLVTVYPVHNILGISVIISSICHIILIMSIGYLNAGSQIFLGFCIGTTMATVFVAIHRIWTYWVPLNKQSVRHVPIILCVLIDEYRRIYISNFHVHVSSSSFLFTSVIVLPWYLLWTYVTNNGNRSQILYRGSNSIGGVNYSRCSTEISGVLPTLPNVLEIPWKSFCTSMPVIAIVLSFTCIDSSIDSKFELDLTLRKHTIIWLILFTFLTELIPEITVSFSTTNVRKFWSCTYFVLIGIHFYLRGFWFIIITENNKLLLMTFKVMKYFSLFGFYVNHLDIAPKYASVIFGIIYTVNYMSLKFLDPVLVTLSGCKNKDYDILVAVKYLAVALFYAKYASAKLQPWADEPVEENQRNMIENVILPDAAI